One window of the Calorimonas adulescens genome contains the following:
- the spoIID gene encoding stage II sporulation protein D, whose amino-acid sequence MRVFIFLLIIALVFTYGCGSRVTEEKVEVQEPHHVDPDSTEAGGNGAQKDGGVLMISVYMTKSNKIVSIPFEEYVKGVVAAEMPAAFEMEALKAQAVAARTYALARLREFGGPGCELHEGADICTDFTHCQAYAEKSDMVSTWGKDTDYYWDKISRAVEDTKGEVAMYEDLLIDPVFHAISGGKTENSEDVWRNSIPYLRSVDSPYEEGAPKFKTTVEYSRRDFVNILKRNVQGLKINQNKLSSEVKIIDYTAGGRVKDIKVGNKIISGRDFQTYMGLNSNNFVFKFDGDTVKIVVTGYGHGVGMSQYGANGLAKHGYTYIDILKHYYQGIEVTNMWWVLEN is encoded by the coding sequence ATGAGGGTCTTTATTTTTTTGCTTATAATAGCCCTTGTATTTACATATGGGTGCGGCAGCCGTGTGACAGAGGAGAAGGTGGAGGTACAGGAGCCGCACCATGTAGATCCTGATAGTACAGAGGCGGGTGGTAATGGGGCTCAAAAGGATGGTGGGGTACTAATGATAAGTGTCTATATGACCAAAAGCAATAAGATTGTTTCTATACCATTTGAGGAATATGTTAAAGGTGTGGTGGCGGCCGAGATGCCGGCGGCCTTTGAGATGGAAGCATTAAAGGCTCAGGCCGTAGCTGCCAGGACATATGCCCTGGCAAGGCTTAGAGAGTTTGGTGGGCCCGGATGTGAGCTGCATGAGGGGGCTGATATATGCACTGACTTCACCCACTGCCAGGCCTATGCAGAAAAGAGTGATATGGTATCTACATGGGGTAAGGATACAGACTATTACTGGGATAAGATATCCAGGGCCGTTGAGGATACAAAAGGCGAGGTGGCCATGTATGAGGATCTTTTGATAGATCCCGTATTTCATGCGATATCAGGAGGCAAGACGGAGAATTCTGAGGATGTCTGGAGAAACAGTATACCATACTTGAGGAGTGTAGACAGCCCCTACGAAGAGGGGGCCCCAAAATTTAAGACAACTGTGGAGTATTCCAGGAGGGATTTTGTAAACATACTTAAAAGAAACGTGCAGGGGCTTAAGATAAACCAGAATAAGCTTTCTTCGGAAGTTAAAATAATTGACTACACGGCAGGAGGCAGAGTAAAAGACATAAAGGTGGGCAATAAGATAATATCTGGACGGGACTTCCAGACATATATGGGTCTGAATTCTAATAATTTTGTCTTTAAGTTTGATGGTGATACCGTCAAGATTGTTGTTACAGGTTACGGACATGGTGTGGGCATGAGCCAGTACGGGGCAAACGGCCTGGCCAAACACGGCTATACATACATTGACATATTAAAACACTATTATCAAGGGATAGAAGTAACCAACATGTGGTGGGTATTAGAAAATTAG
- a CDS encoding ECF transporter S component gives MVHKRTTVLVKTGMLAAIATVLMFIEFPLPLFPAFLKMDLSEVPALLGSFALGPVVGVLIELIKNVLHIAIKGTTTAGVGELANFLVGSALVATAGVMYRKHKTKHVAIISMMLGTLFMTVLGCLFNYFVLLPLYQTMMGIPMDAIVKMGSEVNSLIVNVKTLVVFGIAPFNILKGLAVSLITLLVYKRLSPILHN, from the coding sequence ATGGTTCATAAAAGGACAACAGTACTTGTAAAGACTGGTATGTTAGCTGCTATAGCTACTGTACTTATGTTTATTGAATTTCCACTGCCTTTGTTTCCAGCATTTTTAAAGATGGATTTGAGCGAGGTGCCTGCACTATTGGGGAGCTTTGCTTTGGGGCCTGTGGTAGGCGTACTTATAGAACTCATAAAGAATGTGCTTCATATAGCTATTAAGGGCACGACTACTGCAGGTGTGGGAGAACTGGCAAACTTCTTAGTTGGGAGTGCATTGGTAGCTACAGCCGGTGTTATGTATCGAAAGCATAAGACAAAGCATGTGGCCATAATATCGATGATGTTGGGTACGCTGTTTATGACTGTATTGGGATGCCTTTTTAACTACTTTGTGCTCTTACCCCTATATCAGACAATGATGGGGATACCGATGGATGCTATAGTCAAGATGGGCAGTGAGGTGAACTCTTTAATTGTGAATGTAAAGACCTTAGTGGTGTTTGGGATAGCTCCATTTAATATCTTAAAAGGACTGGCAGTATCACTGATTACTTTGCTGGTATACAAGAGGTTATCGCCTATACTTCACAACTAA
- a CDS encoding ABC transporter ATP-binding protein, with translation MSDFLKAVNLKKRYSSKWALRGVDLNIEKGRIVGLLGHNGSGKSTLLKIIAGLLKPTEGEVLIDGKRPGLATKGIVSFMPEGSHLYKWMRIKDAISFYREMFDDFNGDKAEDYLKLMALNPEDKITSLSRGMMERLKLLLVLSRNAEIYLLDEPLSGIDPLSRDKIITGILEGYREGESSIIISTHMVSEIEKIFDEVIFLDHGEVMMSGNADEMRDQRGKSIEDIFKEVLQ, from the coding sequence ATGAGTGATTTCTTAAAGGCGGTCAATCTCAAGAAGAGATACAGCAGCAAATGGGCATTGAGGGGCGTGGATTTAAATATTGAAAAAGGAAGGATAGTTGGACTTTTAGGACATAATGGAAGTGGCAAGTCTACCCTCTTAAAGATAATTGCTGGTCTTTTAAAACCTACGGAGGGTGAAGTGTTGATCGATGGGAAGAGGCCAGGCCTTGCCACAAAAGGCATAGTCTCTTTTATGCCGGAGGGCAGCCATCTATATAAATGGATGAGAATAAAAGATGCTATCTCCTTTTACAGAGAAATGTTTGATGACTTCAATGGAGATAAAGCAGAAGATTACTTGAAACTGATGGCCTTAAACCCTGAGGATAAGATTACCTCACTATCAAGAGGCATGATGGAAAGGCTAAAACTGCTCCTTGTTCTATCCAGGAACGCTGAGATATACCTTTTGGATGAACCCTTAAGCGGTATAGACCCCCTTTCGCGGGACAAGATAATCACCGGGATACTGGAAGGTTACAGAGAAGGCGAAAGTTCAATCATTATATCCACGCATATGGTGTCCGAGATTGAAAAGATATTTGACGAGGTAATATTCTTGGACCATGGAGAGGTGATGATGTCTGGCAATGCAGATGAAATGAGAGACCAGAGGGGAAAATCCATCGAGGATATCTTTAAGGAGGTGCTTCAATGA
- a CDS encoding GntR family transcriptional regulator, with product MNSLDEHYPIYLQIMNDIKKKIAKGEISPGERLASVRDMAIVYTVNPNTMQRVYQELEREGVINTKRGMGSFVTEDEGRVRNIRDSMARELIENFIKEMNGLGFAYKEIASMIEIYCREEMGTNE from the coding sequence ATGAACAGTCTGGATGAGCATTATCCTATATATCTGCAGATAATGAACGATATTAAGAAAAAAATAGCTAAAGGAGAGATTAGTCCGGGGGAAAGACTGGCATCTGTCAGGGATATGGCCATCGTATATACAGTAAACCCCAATACAATGCAGAGGGTATATCAGGAACTGGAAAGAGAGGGAGTGATAAATACGAAGAGGGGGATGGGAAGTTTTGTTACAGAGGATGAAGGTCGTGTAAGAAATATAAGAGACAGTATGGCCCGGGAGCTCATTGAAAACTTTATAAAAGAGATGAACGGCCTGGGGTTTGCCTATAAGGAAATAGCTTCAATGATTGAAATATATTGCAGAGAGGAGATGGGGACCAATGAGTGA
- a CDS encoding helix-turn-helix domain-containing protein — MNREKMLKRIKSLREEKGLTREKLGEGFSKGYISK; from the coding sequence ATGAATAGGGAAAAGATGTTAAAAAGGATAAAATCCCTGAGAGAGGAAAAGGGGCTCACACGTGAAAAACTGGGAGAGGGTTTTTCAAAGGGGTATATAAGCAAGTAA
- a CDS encoding THUMP domain-containing class I SAM-dependent RNA methyltransferase, producing MAKIDLIATTLLGVESIVAKEIRKLGYKDVTVEDGRVTFTGDEMAICRANLWLRSAERVLVKLGEFKAETFDELFEGTKAMPWADWLPVNAAFPVNGYSLRSKLFSIPDCQAIVKKAIVESMKKRYRKEWFEEDGPQYKIHFGIIKDRATLMIDTSGPSLHKRGYREISNEAPLRETLAAAMIEISKWKPEIPLSDPFCGSGTIPIEAALIGTNTAPGINREFISEKWERLPERLWKGAREEALSLMRPDSKLNIMGSDIDGQSVKLSRSNARKAGMEKYISFKRIDIRDIFLRDKNGYIICNPPYGERMGEKDEVENLYRDMGMVFKDFDGWSYFILSAHEEFEKLFGQRADKKRKLYNGMIKCYLYQYYNNEERTQPGKI from the coding sequence ATGGCAAAAATAGACCTTATAGCGACAACACTTTTAGGAGTTGAATCCATTGTAGCAAAAGAGATAAGGAAATTGGGTTATAAAGATGTAACCGTGGAGGACGGCAGGGTAACATTTACCGGGGATGAGATGGCTATCTGCCGGGCCAACCTGTGGCTGAGGAGTGCCGAGAGAGTCCTTGTAAAGCTGGGAGAATTTAAGGCAGAGACCTTTGACGAACTGTTTGAGGGGACAAAGGCCATGCCCTGGGCTGACTGGCTTCCTGTCAATGCCGCCTTCCCGGTAAATGGCTATTCTTTAAGGTCAAAGCTATTCAGCATACCGGACTGCCAGGCTATTGTCAAAAAGGCCATAGTGGAAAGCATGAAGAAGAGGTACAGGAAGGAGTGGTTCGAGGAGGACGGCCCGCAGTACAAGATACACTTCGGGATAATCAAGGACAGGGCCACGCTTATGATAGACACCAGCGGGCCAAGCCTTCACAAGAGGGGATACAGGGAGATCTCCAACGAGGCACCCCTACGCGAGACCTTAGCCGCTGCCATGATTGAAATAAGCAAGTGGAAGCCGGAAATACCACTATCAGACCCATTCTGCGGTTCGGGGACTATACCCATAGAGGCTGCGCTCATCGGTACAAATACTGCCCCGGGGATTAACAGAGAGTTTATATCGGAGAAATGGGAACGGCTACCAGAAAGACTGTGGAAGGGTGCAAGGGAGGAGGCCCTGTCCCTCATGCGGCCGGATTCAAAGCTCAATATTATGGGGTCTGATATAGATGGCCAGTCCGTGAAACTCTCGCGGAGCAATGCCAGAAAGGCTGGCATGGAAAAATACATCTCTTTTAAACGCATAGATATAAGGGACATATTCCTCAGGGATAAGAACGGATATATCATCTGCAATCCACCCTATGGTGAGAGGATGGGAGAAAAGGATGAGGTAGAAAATCTATACAGGGATATGGGCATGGTTTTTAAAGACTTTGACGGCTGGTCTTACTTTATACTCAGCGCCCATGAGGAGTTTGAAAAGCTGTTCGGTCAAAGAGCAGATAAGAAGAGGAAATTGTACAATGGGATGATTAAATGCTACCTCTATCAGTATTATAATAATGAAGAGAGGACACAACCAGGCAAGATATAA
- a CDS encoding nitroreductase family protein, translating into MDLTELEELIKSRRSIRAWEDRDIPDELIRRALDIATYAPNAGNHQSWKFYVVKNRDVINKIADAVQRSADTIAAWPEAKEIGDTIERWNKISAFFRTAPCLIAACAGAYSSTADSLMRSRMEFDEQAKKMVKARDMASSRVQSVAAAIAYMLLAFHQMGLGAVWMTGPVQAQEEIEKILNIPDDLDFIALIPVGYPAETPRPKQMRQLDEVVEFIK; encoded by the coding sequence ATGGATTTAACAGAACTTGAGGAACTGATAAAATCACGTCGCTCTATAAGGGCATGGGAGGATAGGGATATACCCGATGAACTTATAAGAAGGGCACTGGATATAGCGACATATGCCCCGAATGCCGGCAACCATCAGTCGTGGAAATTCTATGTGGTGAAAAACAGGGATGTGATTAATAAGATTGCAGATGCTGTCCAGAGGAGTGCTGATACTATTGCGGCCTGGCCGGAGGCAAAAGAGATAGGTGACACCATAGAGAGGTGGAATAAGATATCGGCATTTTTCCGCACAGCACCCTGCCTCATAGCAGCCTGTGCAGGAGCATATTCATCCACAGCGGATAGCCTCATGAGGTCCAGAATGGAGTTTGACGAACAGGCTAAAAAGATGGTAAAGGCGCGAGATATGGCCTCATCGAGGGTGCAATCGGTAGCAGCGGCAATTGCCTATATGCTCCTTGCCTTTCATCAAATGGGGCTTGGAGCAGTATGGATGACAGGACCTGTCCAGGCTCAAGAGGAGATAGAAAAGATACTAAATATCCCTGATGACCTTGATTTTATAGCCTTGATTCCCGTAGGATACCCAGCAGAGACACCAAGGCCCAAGCAGATGAGGCAATTGGATGAGGTGGTTGAATTTATAAAGTAA
- a CDS encoding DegV family protein — translation MGICIVTDSCSDLPKWVIDKYKIVVAPLTVHFGDMSYRDGVDISSAEFYEILSNTKVMPTTSMVTPGYFKELFNGLINRYDSIIGLFFSSKLSGTYNSAVTAKGEFPDADITVIDTLNATLGQGLIVLKAARMAEEGASKDEIIGEVHRMMANIKYALVFSDLGYLHRGGRLSTAQTVVGNILNIKPILGIEDGEIKVIERVRGKKKAFKWIVDYIKSFNVDLSSKTIGINHSNSPEDADELEKIIKENFSVGEIIKSQAGAVIGTHAGPDAVGIYFERE, via the coding sequence ATGGGTATATGTATTGTAACAGATAGCTGTTCAGACCTTCCCAAATGGGTTATAGACAAATATAAAATAGTGGTGGCCCCACTTACAGTCCATTTTGGAGATATGTCATACAGGGATGGCGTTGACATAAGTTCAGCGGAGTTCTATGAGATTTTATCAAATACAAAGGTAATGCCAACGACCAGTATGGTAACGCCGGGGTATTTTAAGGAGCTTTTTAATGGACTAATAAATAGATATGACTCTATTATAGGACTGTTTTTCTCATCGAAGTTAAGCGGAACTTATAACTCTGCTGTAACTGCTAAAGGTGAGTTTCCTGATGCAGATATAACCGTGATAGACACACTAAACGCCACGCTTGGCCAGGGGCTTATTGTTCTTAAAGCTGCGCGCATGGCAGAAGAAGGTGCTTCAAAGGATGAGATAATAGGCGAGGTACACCGTATGATGGCAAACATAAAGTATGCCCTTGTCTTCAGTGACCTTGGCTACCTGCACAGGGGAGGTAGGCTCTCTACAGCACAGACTGTTGTTGGAAATATCCTGAATATAAAGCCTATTTTGGGAATAGAGGACGGAGAAATCAAGGTTATAGAGAGGGTAAGGGGCAAGAAAAAAGCTTTCAAATGGATTGTTGATTATATCAAGAGCTTTAATGTAGACCTTAGCAGTAAGACCATAGGGATAAACCATAGCAATTCTCCAGAAGATGCTGATGAACTGGAGAAAATCATAAAGGAAAACTTCAGTGTGGGAGAAATAATAAAGTCTCAGGCTGGCGCTGTAATAGGCACCCACGCTGGCCCGGATGCAGTAGGGATATACTTTGAAAGGGAGTGA
- a CDS encoding DAK2 domain-containing protein, which translates to MIDARKFKKLLEGAWMGLSQKKDYVNSLNVFPVPDGDTGSNMLATLERALNEVRKNAEGNVSSLAESAALGSLMGARGNSGVILSQLFRGFADGCKGKEALEIRDLALSIDSAAKKAYKAVNKPIEGTMLTVAKEIAARAKALSHETDLDTFLNGILKAAREASLKTPTLLKALRDANVVDAGGEGLVAMLEGMLKASGMEGFQVMPVETKSEYYNEDIKYTYCTELIINSGEDKVDYLKGRLSRLGDSMIVVGSSGIIKVHIHTNEPGRVIDISKGLGELYDIKIDNMRRQHRETLFRERVPHGFVIVAEGEGFVDMYRKIKNAFVVEGGITSNPSVEELKSAVDSLYASEVYIFPGNKNIIMTAMKVKELSETPVYVIPTKNISEAAVALSVFNPAMDASYNENKMIDALKGVTVGGVATASKDALINGFNLQRGDYLAIIGDEIVGQAEKDEEALYLLLDRMIDGDESLVTIYYKDRGNEKIQDGIKEKFPDEEIAFEYGGQPLYDYIVCKES; encoded by the coding sequence TTGATAGACGCAAGGAAATTCAAGAAACTTTTGGAAGGGGCATGGATGGGATTATCCCAGAAAAAAGATTATGTAAACTCGCTAAATGTCTTTCCTGTACCTGATGGTGATACAGGTTCTAACATGCTTGCCACTTTGGAAAGGGCATTGAATGAAGTTAGAAAGAACGCAGAGGGTAATGTGTCGTCTCTGGCAGAATCCGCAGCATTGGGGTCGTTGATGGGAGCAAGAGGTAACTCGGGTGTGATTTTATCACAGCTCTTTAGGGGCTTTGCTGATGGGTGTAAGGGCAAAGAGGCGCTTGAGATAAGAGACCTCGCTCTCTCTATAGACAGTGCTGCGAAAAAGGCATATAAAGCAGTGAATAAACCCATAGAAGGTACGATGCTCACGGTGGCAAAAGAAATAGCTGCCAGGGCAAAGGCATTGTCACATGAGACTGACCTTGACACCTTCCTTAATGGAATTTTAAAAGCGGCGAGAGAGGCTTCCCTTAAAACTCCAACCCTGCTGAAAGCATTGAGGGATGCTAATGTTGTAGATGCAGGTGGAGAGGGGCTTGTAGCTATGCTGGAGGGCATGCTGAAGGCCTCAGGGATGGAGGGCTTTCAGGTTATGCCTGTTGAAACAAAATCAGAATATTATAATGAGGATATTAAATACACATACTGCACGGAGCTCATAATAAATTCTGGTGAAGACAAGGTTGATTATCTTAAGGGCAGGCTTTCACGATTGGGTGACTCTATGATTGTGGTGGGAAGCAGCGGCATAATCAAGGTCCATATCCATACCAATGAGCCAGGAAGGGTTATAGATATATCCAAGGGTCTTGGTGAACTCTATGATATAAAGATAGACAATATGAGAAGACAGCATAGGGAAACCCTGTTTCGTGAAAGGGTTCCCCATGGTTTTGTGATAGTGGCAGAGGGCGAAGGTTTTGTGGATATGTACAGGAAGATAAAGAATGCCTTTGTGGTGGAGGGCGGGATAACGTCAAACCCAAGCGTAGAGGAATTGAAGTCTGCCGTGGACAGCCTTTATGCCAGTGAGGTATATATATTCCCGGGCAATAAAAATATTATCATGACTGCCATGAAGGTAAAGGAACTGAGCGAAACTCCTGTATATGTAATACCCACAAAGAATATATCAGAAGCAGCGGTGGCCCTGTCGGTTTTCAATCCTGCCATGGATGCTTCCTACAATGAAAATAAAATGATAGATGCGTTGAAAGGCGTTACGGTTGGCGGTGTTGCTACGGCGTCGAAGGACGCACTGATAAATGGTTTTAACCTGCAAAGGGGGGACTATCTGGCTATCATTGGGGATGAGATTGTGGGCCAGGCCGAAAAGGATGAAGAGGCGCTCTATCTTTTGCTTGATAGGATGATAGATGGGGATGAATCTCTTGTGACAATTTATTACAAGGATAGGGGAAATGAAAAGATACAGGATGGTATAAAGGAAAAATTTCCCGATGAAGAGATAGCCTTTGAGTATGGTGGCCAGCCGCTGTACGACTATATTGTATGCAAGGAGAGCTAA
- a CDS encoding Asp23/Gls24 family envelope stress response protein, which translates to MPQSTSLGKIDISDEVIEQIVGAAASDIYGVKNMASKGAMDTITGLVRRDNPARGVKVTRKEEGLLINIHITVDYGVNMIAVGNNIIERVKYTVEKMTGETVDKVIVNIDGIRV; encoded by the coding sequence GTGCCGCAGAGTACTTCACTGGGTAAAATTGATATTTCTGATGAGGTAATAGAGCAGATAGTAGGGGCAGCAGCATCTGATATATATGGCGTGAAGAATATGGCAAGCAAGGGAGCCATGGATACAATTACAGGCCTGGTTCGAAGGGATAACCCTGCCAGGGGGGTCAAGGTTACAAGGAAAGAAGAGGGACTGCTGATAAATATCCATATCACAGTAGACTATGGTGTAAATATGATAGCTGTTGGCAACAACATTATAGAACGGGTCAAATATACTGTTGAGAAAATGACCGGAGAAACTGTAGATAAGGTAATTGTAAATATTGATGGCATAAGAGTATAA
- a CDS encoding amidohydrolase, which yields MILLKNGNIYTMAGEVIEGGDILINDGRIVEVGRNIDPSGAEIMDVSGKFVMPGIIDAHCHLGMWEDAVGFEGDDGNEETDPATPHLRAIDGINPMDRNFEEAYQGGVTTAVTGPGSANVIGGLFTAIKTYGKRIDDMIIKDPVALKVAFGENPKWVYGEQKKLPRTRMAIAGILREELTKAKEYMEGRAKKEDEDKPELDLKMEAIAKALKGEIPLKAHAHRADDIFTAIRIAKEFNVRLTLDHCTEGHLIVDYLKEEGYPCIVGPSLSERSKVELKNLTFKTPGILSKAGILVAIMTDHPVIPLQYITLCASLAVREGMDEMEALKAITINPAKIVGIDDRVGSLEPGKDADIAIFDGNPLDIRNRCYATIINGRIVYKRD from the coding sequence ATGATATTATTGAAGAATGGTAATATATATACCATGGCAGGTGAAGTCATAGAGGGTGGCGATATCCTCATAAATGATGGCAGGATAGTTGAGGTGGGGCGAAATATAGACCCATCCGGTGCAGAGATAATGGACGTATCTGGGAAGTTTGTTATGCCAGGCATTATAGATGCCCACTGTCACCTTGGAATGTGGGAAGACGCTGTGGGGTTTGAGGGGGACGATGGAAATGAGGAGACAGACCCGGCCACTCCCCATCTAAGGGCCATAGATGGCATAAATCCCATGGACAGAAATTTTGAGGAGGCGTATCAGGGTGGCGTAACCACTGCGGTCACAGGGCCGGGCAGTGCCAATGTCATTGGTGGACTTTTTACCGCCATTAAGACCTATGGCAAGAGGATAGATGACATGATAATAAAGGACCCTGTGGCATTGAAGGTGGCTTTTGGAGAAAATCCAAAGTGGGTTTATGGAGAACAGAAGAAATTGCCGAGGACGAGGATGGCCATAGCGGGCATTCTCAGGGAGGAGCTTACTAAAGCAAAGGAGTATATGGAGGGCCGTGCCAAAAAGGAGGATGAAGATAAGCCTGAACTTGACCTGAAGATGGAAGCTATTGCTAAGGCTTTGAAAGGGGAGATACCCTTAAAGGCTCATGCCCATAGAGCTGATGATATCTTCACGGCCATAAGGATTGCTAAAGAGTTTAATGTGAGGCTTACCCTGGATCACTGCACAGAAGGGCATCTGATAGTTGATTATCTGAAGGAAGAGGGTTACCCGTGCATAGTGGGCCCATCTCTCTCTGAAAGGTCCAAGGTGGAGCTTAAAAACCTGACCTTTAAGACGCCTGGGATACTTTCGAAGGCGGGCATTCTTGTGGCCATAATGACAGACCATCCTGTGATTCCATTGCAGTACATAACACTCTGTGCCTCCCTTGCGGTAAGAGAAGGTATGGATGAAATGGAGGCACTGAAGGCAATTACAATAAATCCTGCAAAGATAGTCGGTATTGACGACAGGGTGGGGAGTTTAGAGCCGGGCAAGGATGCAGATATAGCGATATTTGACGGGAACCCGTTGGATATAAGAAACAGGTGTTATGCTACCATAATAAACGGAAGAATAGTGTATAAGAGGGACTGA
- a CDS encoding asparaginase, translated as MSENLVVVYRGELIENIHKGDIAVVDSDGRVVASVGNIGKKSYMRSAAKPIQAVNVVLSGALEEYGLTEKELSIMCASHRGDKEHVETINGILEKLGIDTTYLKCGVLKPLDEVRASEMIRDGLEFDEVTCNCSGKHSGMLAACLKKGYPLEDYTDPDHPLQREILEIISMFTEMKIEDIAIGIDGCGVPVFGMPIYNMAIAFAKMANPSALESPFREASERIVNAMVSYPEMVSGEGGFDTVLMRVAKGRIFSKMGADGVFCAGMRDRGWGLAIKIEDGEAASAYSAACEALYQLGELNEEDLRDLEPFYHKDVFNNHKIKVGQYTPDFKLTLFGF; from the coding sequence ATGTCTGAGAATCTTGTCGTGGTGTACCGCGGAGAATTAATTGAAAACATACATAAGGGAGATATAGCAGTTGTTGATTCTGATGGCAGGGTTGTAGCATCTGTTGGAAATATTGGCAAAAAGAGCTATATGAGGTCAGCGGCTAAACCAATACAGGCGGTCAATGTTGTCTTGAGTGGGGCACTGGAGGAGTATGGTTTAACGGAAAAGGAGCTGTCCATAATGTGTGCATCCCACAGGGGCGACAAAGAGCATGTAGAGACAATAAATGGTATTCTTGAAAAACTTGGCATAGACACTACATACCTGAAGTGTGGGGTATTAAAACCATTAGATGAGGTCAGGGCCAGCGAAATGATAAGAGATGGCCTGGAGTTTGATGAGGTGACGTGCAACTGCTCCGGCAAGCACTCTGGTATGCTGGCTGCATGTCTTAAAAAGGGATACCCACTTGAGGATTATACAGACCCCGATCATCCGCTTCAAAGAGAAATTTTAGAAATAATATCCATGTTTACTGAGATGAAGATAGAGGATATTGCTATTGGAATAGATGGATGTGGAGTTCCTGTGTTTGGTATGCCGATTTACAACATGGCCATAGCGTTTGCAAAGATGGCAAACCCCTCAGCGCTGGAGAGTCCATTTAGGGAAGCGTCGGAAAGGATTGTCAATGCTATGGTGAGTTATCCCGAGATGGTTTCGGGCGAAGGTGGTTTTGACACGGTTCTTATGCGGGTGGCCAAGGGGAGGATATTCAGTAAGATGGGTGCGGACGGGGTATTCTGTGCTGGTATGCGTGACAGAGGATGGGGCCTGGCCATAAAGATAGAGGATGGAGAGGCGGCATCGGCATACTCTGCAGCATGTGAGGCACTGTATCAACTGGGTGAACTGAACGAAGAGGACTTAAGAGACTTGGAGCCTTTTTATCATAAGGACGTGTTTAACAATCATAAGATAAAGGTAGGGCAGTACACCCCTGATTTTAAATTGACACTGTTTGGCTTTTGA
- a CDS encoding gamma-glutamyl-gamma-aminobutyrate hydrolase family protein, whose product MKPVIGITTSINYKESLYQLHLSYVNAITEAGGTPLVITPQPERSYAAEILSRLDGLLITGGGDVDPVYFNETNSGYSRGISLERDVTELEIVKLAADMDMPVLGICRGCQVINVAMGGSLYQDISLKPDAINHRQDEGTPKWYPYHDIILDKESIIYDIFGERIVGVNSFHHQAIKEIGRGLKVTAVAKDDIPEVIEGVNHSFILGVQFHPERMFEHESKFLSIFKALIVAARNREAS is encoded by the coding sequence ATGAAACCTGTCATTGGCATAACCACATCCATAAATTATAAAGAGAGTCTTTACCAGTTGCACTTATCCTATGTCAATGCGATTACAGAAGCTGGAGGCACGCCATTGGTAATAACACCTCAGCCTGAAAGGAGTTATGCAGCAGAGATATTAAGCAGGTTAGACGGGCTGCTGATTACAGGTGGCGGCGATGTGGACCCGGTCTACTTTAATGAAACAAACTCTGGCTACAGCAGGGGAATTTCGTTGGAACGTGACGTTACAGAGTTAGAGATAGTAAAACTGGCGGCAGATATGGACATGCCTGTACTGGGTATATGCAGGGGATGCCAGGTTATAAACGTAGCGATGGGGGGCAGCCTTTATCAGGACATATCTTTAAAACCTGATGCTATAAACCACAGACAGGATGAGGGGACACCAAAATGGTATCCGTATCATGATATTATCTTGGATAAAGAGTCAATCATTTATGATATTTTTGGCGAGAGGATAGTGGGTGTGAATAGTTTTCATCATCAGGCCATAAAGGAAATCGGCAGGGGTTTGAAAGTCACAGCGGTTGCTAAGGATGATATACCGGAAGTAATAGAAGGCGTGAATCATTCATTCATATTGGGAGTGCAGTTTCATCCGGAGAGAATGTTTGAACATGAAAGTAAATTTTTGTCCATCTTTAAGGCATTGATAGTAGCTGCCAGAAACAGGGAGGCGTCATGA